A window of Candidatus Chlorobium masyuteum genomic DNA:
TCTTCAGAGGCACCTCTTTCGACGCAAGCTTTAGCAACGAATTCTCCTATTTTTTTCGTGCGGATGCCGAGTTTGATATCAAATTCTTGCATGGCAACCCGTACTTGGCGTTTCCAGCATTGAGAGCTGACACGGGCACGAGTGTTTCCCCCAACTATTGCGGTTTTTGGGGCTCCCACGTCATCACGATTCAGGCAGGTGACAGGAAATGACTGAAGAATGTGGTATTCAATGCGGGTGTTTCTGAAGGGATTCGTGGTGCTCATAATGATTGTGTGGTTAGTTTGTGATTGAAGCTTTTAAAGGGGCTATCTGGAGCAAGCCAAAACCGAATGCCCGGCCTCGCCCGATGCCCTGCTGAAAACTTTTAATGAACAATGAGCGGTCAACTACTTCAAGTTCGCCGATCAACTCAGCCCCGCCATGGGTAACGCTGTGAGTTTGTTTGACAAATTGCTTGACATGAAGAGTTTGCACCTGGAGCGAAGCAGAATGGACTGTGAACCCCCATGAAGCAGGCGCTTTTTCGATGAACCACTGTGCAATCTCATCACGATCTCGAAGAGCTATAAGTTTGCGACTTTTACTATCACGTTTGGTGGGATTGATGACAACCTCAAAACGATAACGATCAAAGGCCATAAACTTATCATCAATCACTTTTGATTCCAGAACTCCGTGCTCAGGTTGGCGAGGCTCTCTGTCCGAAAGCAGAAGTATCAACCGACCGTTGCTGTCACCTCCCTTGTCAGCATAGAGAAACCCGCTCGGAACGCTTGCATTTTTCTCTACCTCGCTTCTCCGGTCTTCAAAGAGGCTATAGACAACCCTGTGCATCGAATAATCATCAGTGACACGCAGCGCTTTAAGATCTTTTGGGCCAAGTCTGAGTATGCTTGCTATCATGCCGCCTCCGTTTTTGCCGCCGAATGGCCATATGTATAAAACTCTTGTGCCCACTGGCTTTTTATTCTTTCGCTCTCCCAATGGAATTTCAGCAGTTGTTCAAGCAGACAGGCATAATTGATAGACGAGTTCCCTCTTGAGGCAATCAAACTGAAGAGCGGGCGGAGAATTCTGCACGCCTCTTCGACTGAGTCACAGGCAAGCAGACGACGCAGTTTTGCTTTTGCCTGGTCGCTCTGATTACCATCGTCATAACACTTCGCAATGGCCCTGCCGATTCCCTCATTGCCATTATGAGCACTCTTTTCCTTGGCAATTGCAGCAGCAACTGTTGCAAAAGGCAGTCGTTCCCATGGCTTTTCCAGATCAATGTTGAAGGCGGCCAAATACTCCCAGCTCTGGTATTCAGTTGCAGGGTTGTCGGCCCGCTTGAGAGCCGCAGCAACGCCCTTGTTCTTTGCGATCCGGTCTATTATGTACGCTACAAATGCCTTCGACCTGCTGGTTTTTGTTCCAGGTTCATTCTTCATGGCTTTATATTTTCCGGGTTGAGGTAATTGATAAGATTTGGCCGGTTTTTTGCCCACGCATCAATCTGCCGTGCGCTCTCTTTGGGGCAAAAAGTGTCGTAAGCTTTTATTGCTGACTGTGCGAATATTTTCCTTACTCTTACGGTGTCATGAGGAGGAGCACAGGCATCAACCAGATTCTGAAAACGACGCTCGCAGAGTTCCCAGAACAAAGTCGAAGCTTGACCTGCCAGGCTGGCATCAGTCATATTCTGTGCCTTAAAAAAGCCATTTGTTGCCGACCATACCGTCTTGGACAATTTGTCGAGTGCATCCATCTCTACCTGCAGTTGATGGTACCATGGTTCCCCGAGAATAGCGCAATCAAGAAAAATAAGTGATTCAACAAAATCATCATCCTGCTTGACCGATTGATCGCCTGCGTTTGTGCTTACCTTGAGACCTCCTGACCAAATACCAATCTGCTCGTACCTGCTGCGGAAGCGAACCAGACCGTACCGGATAAACTGGCAATCATAACTCTGACCACTGCCAGCACTCATAAATGCGAGCAACGAAACAAGCTCTCGCCATGGGCGCTTGTTTGGATCAATCCACTTGATTTTTGGAGTTGCGCCTCCTGCATCTACAGCCATGCTTGGCTCCCGCCAGCCCTCTTTGTGGCTTGGGTACTGCAAACCCTCTACGTAATAGATCCCATCCCCTTCAAGC
This region includes:
- the cas6e gene encoding type I-E CRISPR-associated protein Cas6/Cse3/CasE, with the translated sequence MIASILRLGPKDLKALRVTDDYSMHRVVYSLFEDRRSEVEKNASVPSGFLYADKGGDSNGRLILLLSDREPRQPEHGVLESKVIDDKFMAFDRYRFEVVINPTKRDSKSRKLIALRDRDEIAQWFIEKAPASWGFTVHSASLQVQTLHVKQFVKQTHSVTHGGAELIGELEVVDRSLFIKSFQQGIGRGRAFGFGLLQIAPLKASITN
- the casB gene encoding type I-E CRISPR-associated protein Cse2/CasB, with amino-acid sequence MKNEPGTKTSRSKAFVAYIIDRIAKNKGVAAALKRADNPATEYQSWEYLAAFNIDLEKPWERLPFATVAAAIAKEKSAHNGNEGIGRAIAKCYDDGNQSDQAKAKLRRLLACDSVEEACRILRPLFSLIASRGNSSINYACLLEQLLKFHWESERIKSQWAQEFYTYGHSAAKTEAA